A single genomic interval of Exiguobacterium sp. BMC-KP harbors:
- a CDS encoding VOC family protein, producing MLYAATPCLVFSGQAKRAITYYENVFEMTRRRIILDEAGDTVYHAHLSNGAFELMLWDESDASNDTSSLHLLLTCTSYEEVEQLYQRLATDGQIVIPLAVADFGGWYAQVRDPFGILFALSFSEEGRESETLLERE from the coding sequence ATGTTGTATGCAGCGACCCCGTGTCTCGTATTTTCGGGACAAGCGAAGCGGGCAATCACTTATTATGAGAACGTGTTTGAGATGACACGTCGTCGTATCATACTCGATGAAGCAGGAGATACCGTTTACCACGCACATTTATCGAATGGGGCGTTTGAATTAATGCTGTGGGACGAAAGTGACGCGTCAAACGACACTTCTTCGCTCCATCTGTTACTGACCTGTACCTCATATGAAGAAGTAGAGCAGTTGTATCAACGATTAGCGACAGACGGTCAAATCGTCATCCCGCTTGCTGTAGCAGACTTTGGGGGCTGGTATGCGCAAGTCCGCGATCCGTTCGGAATTCTTTTTGCCCTGTCTTTCAGTGAAGAAGGGCGAGAGTCAGAGACGTTGCTCGAGCGCGAGTAG
- a CDS encoding dihydrolipoyl dehydrogenase family protein translates to MVVGELTQERDLLIIGGGPAGYTAAIRAAQGGRKVTLIEQAELGGLCLNRGCIPSKVYAHAAEEMLRLPHLEDLGFTVPTVHDFSKMNAYRNRVVQQLRQGVVALCQANQIEHISGAASFLSEDRIGVESGHQFDTYRFQDVIIATGSHSIQHEESCRLNAEQLYQLDQLPESLLIIGSDTLALEAAACFHALGTKVTLFADQLSLEPSLEKELKRTFKKQKIRLVSDVVTQIDASVDATVTVMKNGEEVTYQGTYLFQSLSRIPNSLTLGLERIGVTLAEDGTIPVDAYGQTNQPHIYAIGDVTPGPQFATRAIHEAKRTAAHLSGQDVDSTTPYYPTVLRTFPPIASVGMTEQEAREAGHTVQIGQFPLNANGATTIEGGSGFVKVIADEQTSLVLGIHMIGDDAHRLVGQFTQALELTAKREDLLFPVMAHPSRSEALTESIEALFGQSIHLPPRQQVGSRA, encoded by the coding sequence ATGGTTGTTGGCGAACTTACACAAGAACGGGATCTCCTGATTATCGGTGGGGGTCCCGCAGGTTACACGGCAGCAATCCGTGCTGCACAAGGCGGTCGTAAGGTGACACTAATTGAACAAGCTGAACTTGGTGGACTGTGTTTGAACCGAGGCTGTATCCCGTCAAAGGTCTATGCGCATGCAGCAGAAGAGATGCTCCGCTTGCCCCATCTCGAAGATCTCGGATTCACCGTCCCTACTGTCCATGATTTCAGCAAAATGAATGCTTACCGCAATCGGGTCGTGCAGCAATTACGTCAAGGTGTCGTCGCCCTCTGTCAGGCAAACCAGATTGAGCATATTTCTGGTGCAGCTTCCTTCCTGTCAGAAGACCGGATCGGTGTTGAGTCGGGACATCAGTTCGACACGTACCGATTCCAAGATGTCATCATCGCGACCGGTAGTCACAGCATCCAGCACGAGGAATCGTGCCGACTGAATGCCGAACAGCTTTATCAACTCGATCAGTTACCCGAGAGCTTATTGATCATTGGCTCCGACACATTAGCACTTGAAGCCGCAGCCTGTTTCCATGCTCTCGGTACAAAGGTGACGTTGTTTGCCGATCAATTGTCGCTCGAACCAAGCCTTGAAAAGGAACTGAAGCGGACATTCAAAAAACAAAAAATCCGTCTCGTATCGGATGTCGTAACACAGATTGACGCTTCAGTGGACGCGACCGTCACGGTCATGAAAAACGGTGAAGAAGTCACCTATCAGGGCACCTATCTGTTCCAATCCCTTTCCCGGATCCCGAACAGTTTGACGCTCGGTCTCGAACGGATCGGCGTGACGCTTGCAGAAGATGGAACGATTCCAGTCGATGCCTACGGACAAACAAATCAACCGCATATTTACGCGATTGGTGATGTGACCCCAGGTCCACAGTTTGCCACTCGTGCGATTCATGAAGCGAAGCGGACCGCAGCTCACCTGTCCGGTCAAGACGTCGATTCGACGACACCATATTATCCGACCGTTCTACGGACGTTTCCACCGATTGCTTCGGTCGGGATGACAGAACAGGAAGCCCGTGAAGCCGGGCATACAGTTCAAATCGGACAGTTCCCGCTGAACGCAAATGGAGCGACGACGATCGAAGGCGGCAGTGGTTTCGTCAAGGTCATTGCTGACGAACAAACGTCACTGGTCCTTGGCATTCATATGATCGGTGACGATGCCCATCGTCTCGTTGGACAATTCACCCAAGCACTAGAACTGACAGCGAAACGAGAAGATCTTCTCTTCCCTGTCATGGCACACCCCAGTCGAAGCGAAGCGTTGACAGAATCGATAGAAGCCTTATTCGGTCAATCGATTCACCTCCCACCACGGCAACAAGTTGGTTCGCGCGCATAA
- a CDS encoding dihydrolipoamide acetyltransferase family protein: MIEVKLHDVGEGMTEGEIAHYLVQVGDHVTTDQPVVEVATDKMVAELPAPVSGIVKEIIIPVGQTVQVGTTLLHIEASNASDIPVAVTPEVSRVPEPAPVTVAAPHVQASPSKRVLATPYTRKLARDHGIDIEAVTASDPSGRVSEDDVLRFVNAAATPQETISTIVEEVTQQQMPPETIPFRGIRKQIAKKMTQSLYTIPHVTHFEEVDMTRLLALRAEWKAAGRNININAFFIKALIVALKDYPVFHAKLDEANECIRLEQDFHFGMATETPDGLMVPVIRHADQLSLTELHDQLIALQQRAQNGALRAADLKPSTFTMSNVGPLGSTGATPIINYPETALIAFHKTKKRACVDEDDQIVVRSMMNLSMSFDHRVADGATAVAFTNRFVSLIEHPTTLLLELI, translated from the coding sequence ATGATCGAAGTCAAGTTACATGATGTCGGGGAAGGTATGACGGAAGGTGAAATCGCGCATTATCTCGTTCAGGTCGGAGACCACGTCACGACCGATCAACCGGTCGTTGAGGTTGCGACCGATAAGATGGTCGCTGAACTACCAGCTCCTGTCTCCGGAATCGTCAAGGAAATCATCATTCCGGTCGGTCAGACGGTGCAAGTCGGTACGACGTTGTTGCATATCGAAGCAAGCAACGCTTCTGACATTCCAGTTGCGGTAACACCTGAAGTGTCGCGCGTACCTGAACCAGCGCCTGTCACTGTCGCCGCCCCACATGTTCAAGCATCTCCATCAAAACGTGTCCTAGCGACACCGTATACACGAAAACTCGCTCGTGACCACGGAATTGATATCGAAGCTGTGACTGCTTCAGATCCATCAGGTCGGGTTTCAGAGGACGATGTCCTTCGCTTCGTCAATGCTGCAGCTACTCCACAGGAGACAATTTCAACGATCGTCGAGGAAGTCACGCAACAACAAATGCCACCGGAAACGATTCCGTTCCGTGGTATCCGTAAGCAGATTGCGAAAAAGATGACCCAGTCGCTGTACACGATTCCGCACGTCACCCACTTCGAGGAAGTTGATATGACGCGCTTGCTTGCCCTGCGTGCCGAATGGAAAGCCGCTGGACGAAACATCAACATCAATGCTTTCTTCATCAAAGCCTTGATCGTTGCCTTAAAAGACTATCCCGTCTTCCATGCCAAACTCGATGAAGCGAATGAATGTATTCGATTAGAGCAGGATTTCCACTTCGGAATGGCAACCGAGACACCGGACGGACTGATGGTTCCTGTCATCCGTCATGCCGATCAGCTCTCACTGACCGAACTGCATGATCAACTGATCGCGCTGCAGCAACGTGCTCAAAACGGTGCCTTACGCGCAGCAGACTTAAAACCGAGCACCTTTACAATGAGTAATGTGGGTCCACTCGGCAGTACGGGGGCCACGCCAATCATCAACTATCCGGAAACAGCATTAATTGCCTTCCACAAGACGAAAAAACGAGCCTGTGTCGATGAAGACGATCAAATCGTCGTCCGCTCAATGATGAATTTGTCGATGTCGTTCGATCATCGCGTCGCAGACGGGGCAACGGCCGTTGCCTTTACGAATCGATTCGTTTCACTGATCGAACATCCGACTACCCTACTTTTGGAGTTGATCTAA
- a CDS encoding aldose epimerase family protein produces the protein MTQLLEKELIRHTLRQEGIEVTLWNYGGIIQDIRTTDRDGHLESVVLGLETVKDYQQHSPYFGAIVGRVAGRIGQARFEVAGEVYPLVANDGANHLHGGIHGFDQAWFEVVEATDTLFHLRLDSPDGAEGYPGTVTLDVYYRLEGTTLMLEMTAVTNQTTPLNLTNHTYFNLSGNAKRDVLDHILTLPSDRYLPVQSDGLPTGEQRDVSGTPFDFRSGQSIRDGVMLEYPETIAVGNGYDHPFILREDTLRLVDPVSGRFVDVTTNQPAVVVYTGTQLLTDYTIHGVPARPSLGLCLETQVHPNAVHEPDFPSILLSPGETYHWKTAYRFGVVS, from the coding sequence ATGACACAACTACTTGAAAAAGAGTTGATCCGACATACGTTACGCCAGGAAGGCATCGAAGTGACACTTTGGAACTACGGTGGCATCATCCAAGATATCCGGACGACTGATCGAGATGGTCATTTAGAAAGTGTCGTCCTCGGTCTTGAAACGGTGAAAGACTATCAACAACATTCACCGTATTTCGGAGCAATCGTCGGACGTGTCGCTGGTCGAATCGGACAGGCACGTTTTGAAGTAGCGGGAGAAGTTTATCCGCTCGTCGCAAACGACGGTGCGAATCATCTGCATGGTGGAATTCATGGATTTGATCAAGCGTGGTTTGAGGTCGTTGAAGCGACGGATACATTGTTCCACTTGCGCTTGGATAGTCCGGATGGAGCAGAAGGGTACCCTGGAACGGTCACGCTTGATGTGTATTATCGACTAGAGGGAACGACGTTGATGCTTGAGATGACGGCTGTGACGAATCAGACGACACCACTCAACCTGACGAATCATACGTATTTCAACCTATCGGGAAATGCAAAGCGAGACGTGTTAGATCATATCTTGACGTTACCAAGTGATCGCTACTTACCGGTCCAGTCAGACGGCTTACCGACGGGTGAACAACGGGATGTCTCCGGAACCCCGTTCGATTTCCGGAGCGGTCAGTCGATTCGTGACGGGGTTATGCTTGAGTATCCCGAGACGATTGCTGTCGGAAACGGCTACGATCATCCATTCATTTTACGAGAGGATACACTACGACTGGTAGACCCTGTGTCTGGTCGCTTTGTCGACGTCACGACGAATCAGCCGGCAGTCGTAGTTTATACTGGAACGCAACTTCTGACTGATTATACGATTCATGGTGTTCCTGCTCGACCGTCGCTTGGCTTGTGTCTTGAAACGCAAGTTCATCCGAATGCGGTCCATGAACCGGATTTCCCATCGATCCTATTGTCACCAGGTGAGACGTATCACTGGAAAACAGCTTATCGCTTTGGTGTAGTATCTTGA
- the pdhA gene encoding pyruvate dehydrogenase (acetyl-transferring) E1 component subunit alpha: MEQHFPIQRIIDEEGRLIDASKEHDLTKELALTLYEKMHRIRTFDRKAINLQRQGRLGTYAPFEGQEAAQVGSALALSDQDWLFPTYRDHGATLTFGADMVRTLLYWNGRVEGCVPSEKHIFPPAVPIATQIPHAVGAAWAEKRKGTTNVAVAYFGDGATSEGDFHEGMNFASVFQAPVILFNQNNQFAISVPIEKQMHSETIAQKAIAYGMPSVRIDGNDAFAVYFTMQAAVERARSGGGPTLIEAVTWRFGAHTTADDPTKYRDQARSRDRVDPLDRLEQFLKHQGYFDETWMQQLQERHQTEVEAAVAAMEQFKAPDVNDLFDHTYATLPVDVQQQKEAYLLARGK, encoded by the coding sequence ATGGAGCAACATTTTCCGATTCAACGCATCATCGATGAAGAAGGTCGTCTCATCGACGCATCAAAAGAACACGATCTGACAAAAGAGCTCGCCCTCACCCTGTATGAAAAGATGCACCGAATTCGGACGTTCGACCGGAAAGCGATTAACCTACAACGTCAAGGTCGCCTCGGCACTTATGCACCGTTCGAAGGACAAGAAGCCGCTCAAGTCGGTAGTGCACTCGCGTTGTCCGATCAAGACTGGTTATTTCCGACGTACCGGGATCATGGTGCGACATTGACGTTTGGCGCTGACATGGTTCGGACGCTGCTCTACTGGAACGGTCGTGTCGAAGGTTGTGTTCCGTCTGAGAAACACATCTTCCCTCCTGCCGTTCCGATTGCAACGCAAATTCCGCATGCCGTCGGTGCCGCGTGGGCTGAAAAACGAAAAGGTACGACGAATGTCGCTGTCGCCTACTTTGGTGACGGGGCGACGTCTGAAGGCGATTTCCATGAAGGAATGAATTTCGCAAGCGTCTTCCAAGCACCAGTCATCCTCTTTAACCAAAATAATCAGTTCGCGATCTCTGTTCCGATCGAAAAACAGATGCATTCTGAGACGATTGCGCAAAAAGCGATTGCCTACGGGATGCCGAGTGTTCGGATTGATGGAAATGATGCCTTTGCCGTCTATTTTACGATGCAAGCAGCCGTTGAACGTGCCCGCTCTGGTGGTGGACCAACATTGATCGAAGCTGTCACGTGGAGGTTTGGTGCCCATACGACAGCAGATGATCCAACGAAATACCGGGATCAAGCCCGCTCGCGTGACCGGGTTGATCCACTCGATCGACTCGAACAATTCCTAAAACACCAAGGCTATTTTGACGAAACGTGGATGCAACAGCTGCAGGAACGGCATCAAACAGAAGTCGAAGCGGCAGTAGCTGCGATGGAGCAATTCAAGGCACCAGATGTCAATGATCTGTTCGATCATACGTACGCGACCTTACCGGTTGATGTCCAGCAACAAAAAGAAGCGTATTTGCTAGCAAGGGGGAAATGA
- a CDS encoding alpha-ketoacid dehydrogenase subunit beta — protein MATPINRQTEMTLVQAVTDALRTKLSEDETTLVLGEDVGKNGGVFRATDGLQEEFGEDRIVDTPLSEAGIVGTSIGLAINGFKPIVEIQFLGFIYPAYEQIMTHVSRIRMRTMGRYSVPMVIRAPYGAGIRAPEIHSDSTEALFTSMPGLKVVCPATPYDAKGLLIAAIEDPDPVLFLESMRSYRSFKEVVPSESYTVEIGKARCVSEGTDVTLIAWGAMVQVAQKAATAAQERGISCEVLDLRTLYPLDRDTIAASVQKTGRAVIVHEAAAMGGLGNDLVTLINDTAFLYLRAPIARVTGFDVPVPLFALEDHYIPTPERVLATIQRTVEF, from the coding sequence ATGGCAACACCAATCAATCGTCAAACAGAGATGACACTCGTTCAAGCTGTCACGGATGCCCTACGGACAAAATTGTCGGAAGATGAGACGACACTCGTTCTTGGAGAAGATGTTGGAAAAAACGGTGGTGTTTTCCGAGCGACGGACGGCTTACAAGAAGAGTTCGGTGAAGACCGGATCGTTGATACACCGCTCAGTGAAGCCGGTATCGTCGGTACATCGATCGGACTTGCCATCAATGGCTTTAAACCAATCGTCGAGATTCAATTCCTTGGTTTCATCTATCCTGCCTACGAACAAATCATGACCCACGTCTCCCGTATTCGAATGCGGACGATGGGACGCTATAGTGTCCCGATGGTCATCCGTGCGCCTTATGGTGCCGGCATCCGGGCACCGGAAATTCATTCCGACAGTACAGAGGCACTCTTTACATCGATGCCCGGTCTTAAGGTCGTCTGTCCGGCGACACCGTACGATGCAAAAGGGTTGTTGATTGCTGCCATTGAAGATCCAGATCCTGTTTTGTTCCTCGAGTCGATGCGCAGTTACCGCTCATTCAAGGAAGTCGTACCGAGCGAATCCTATACCGTTGAGATCGGAAAAGCGCGCTGCGTCAGTGAAGGGACGGACGTGACATTGATCGCTTGGGGAGCAATGGTCCAAGTGGCACAAAAAGCAGCAACTGCTGCGCAAGAACGCGGTATCTCTTGCGAAGTTCTCGACTTACGCACGCTTTATCCGCTTGACCGGGACACGATCGCTGCTTCCGTTCAAAAGACCGGTCGTGCCGTCATCGTTCATGAAGCCGCAGCGATGGGCGGTCTTGGTAACGATCTCGTTACGTTGATCAACGATACAGCGTTTCTTTATTTACGGGCACCGATTGCCCGCGTGACCGGTTTTGATGTTCCGGTACCGCTATTCGCCCTCGAAGACCATTACATTCCGACGCCGGAACGAGTCCTTGCGACGATTCAGCGTACGGTCGAGTTTTAA
- a CDS encoding thioesterase family protein, with the protein MKLGLAVGDTAEIQAVVSEDMFARFEGQLVHPAYSTVSMVYHMEWAARQLILPYLEAGEEGVGGAVSLKHLGMAAEGTRLIVTATVTAMTSRRVDASIEVRDGQTIIGTGEVTQFILEKSRIQEKLQNNVPTK; encoded by the coding sequence ATGAAACTAGGATTAGCTGTCGGGGATACAGCAGAGATTCAAGCGGTCGTCTCAGAAGATATGTTTGCACGATTTGAAGGTCAGCTCGTTCATCCTGCATACTCCACCGTTTCGATGGTTTATCACATGGAATGGGCAGCACGTCAACTGATTTTGCCTTACTTAGAAGCTGGTGAAGAAGGTGTTGGGGGTGCAGTTTCACTGAAGCATCTTGGTATGGCAGCTGAAGGAACACGATTGATCGTTACCGCTACAGTAACTGCGATGACATCACGTCGCGTTGACGCTAGCATCGAAGTCCGAGACGGACAAACGATCATCGGTACAGGGGAAGTCACACAATTCATTTTAGAAAAAAGCCGGATTCAAGAAAAATTACAAAATAACGTTCCAACAAAATGA
- a CDS encoding UDP-glucose--hexose-1-phosphate uridylyltransferase, with protein MNELIQQLVARAIHERLIEPEDAIYARNRILARVGQVAFEEQADVVSRPIPDILDDMIEVLITSEQLPARLEDKEQFAADVMDIFVARPSDVTATFRRLYAESPVAATDYFYQLSQASNYIQTKRIAKNKRYQAETAYGTIDVTINLSKPEKDPREIAAARTETPTASNYPTCLLCVENVGYAGRANHPARANHRIVPLTLTEESWALQYSPYVYYNEHSIILSQEHRDMVINRDAFARLLAFVEQFPHYFAGSNADLPIVGGSILTHDHYQGGRYTFAMDRAKTLTSFTFPDQPTVTGETLQWPLSVLRLKSTDPSALLDAATTVYETWLTYTDESQDIRSHTGETRHNTVTPIARQRDGQFELDLVLRNNRTSVEHPDGIFHTHADIHHIKRENIGLIEVMGLAVLPARLLQELQQVEQFITGEVDEVAVAHAEWAQELKQTYDGQDVTTYVEQAVAAKFVRGLEDCGVFKQTEEGQAAFGRFVQLVTRQPVEEQR; from the coding sequence ATGAATGAACTCATCCAACAGTTAGTAGCACGAGCAATCCATGAGCGATTGATTGAACCGGAAGATGCGATCTATGCCCGAAATCGGATTCTAGCGCGAGTCGGTCAAGTCGCTTTTGAAGAACAGGCAGACGTCGTGTCACGTCCGATTCCAGATATTTTGGACGACATGATCGAAGTGTTGATCACAAGCGAACAGTTACCAGCGCGTCTTGAGGATAAAGAACAGTTTGCTGCAGACGTGATGGATATCTTCGTCGCGCGTCCCTCTGATGTGACGGCGACGTTCCGCCGTCTGTATGCTGAATCACCGGTAGCGGCGACGGATTATTTTTATCAACTGAGCCAAGCGAGCAATTACATCCAAACGAAACGGATCGCTAAGAATAAACGGTATCAAGCAGAGACAGCTTACGGGACGATCGATGTCACGATCAACTTATCAAAGCCAGAAAAAGACCCACGTGAAATTGCGGCAGCTCGGACGGAGACACCAACGGCGTCGAACTATCCGACGTGTCTGTTGTGTGTCGAAAACGTCGGCTACGCGGGTCGTGCGAATCATCCAGCACGTGCGAATCACCGGATTGTTCCGCTCACACTGACGGAAGAATCGTGGGCATTGCAGTATTCACCATACGTCTACTACAACGAACATAGCATCATCTTGTCACAGGAACATCGTGACATGGTCATCAATCGGGATGCGTTTGCACGCCTGCTCGCCTTTGTTGAGCAGTTCCCACATTACTTTGCTGGCTCGAACGCGGATCTACCGATCGTCGGAGGATCCATCCTGACCCATGATCACTATCAAGGCGGACGCTATACGTTTGCGATGGACCGGGCGAAAACGTTAACATCCTTTACGTTTCCGGATCAGCCGACGGTTACCGGTGAAACCTTACAGTGGCCACTGAGTGTGTTACGCCTGAAAAGTACAGATCCATCGGCATTACTCGATGCGGCGACGACTGTCTATGAGACGTGGTTGACGTATACGGATGAGAGTCAGGATATTCGTTCGCATACCGGTGAGACACGACACAATACGGTAACACCGATTGCCCGTCAGCGCGATGGACAATTCGAGCTTGATCTTGTCTTACGGAACAACCGAACGTCAGTAGAACATCCGGATGGTATTTTCCATACGCATGCGGATATTCACCATATCAAACGAGAAAATATCGGTTTGATTGAGGTGATGGGACTGGCAGTCTTACCGGCGCGTTTGCTACAAGAGTTGCAACAAGTTGAACAGTTCATCACGGGCGAAGTCGATGAAGTGGCAGTAGCACATGCCGAGTGGGCACAGGAACTGAAACAAACGTATGACGGTCAAGATGTCACGACATACGTCGAGCAAGCAGTTGCTGCGAAATTCGTGCGCGGACTCGAAGACTGTGGTGTCTTTAAACAGACGGAAGAAGGTCAGGCGGCGTTCGGACGATTCGTTCAACTCGTGACGCGCCAACCGGTGGAGGAACAACGATGA
- a CDS encoding methylated-DNA--[protein]-cysteine S-methyltransferase — MELYFTHLHWNTHTFPVAATADGLCYVGAWDEPEELFDDWSHKHFPRAERLASDTTLAPYTEQLLAYLNQQSTTLTFPLAPVGTPFQLEVWHALRAVPYGQTATYSDIAERLFRPNATRAIGTAIEKNRLLLAIPCHRIIGKKGDLLGYHGGLNMKRTLLALEQRL, encoded by the coding sequence ATGGAACTGTACTTCACTCACTTACACTGGAACACCCATACGTTTCCGGTCGCCGCTACAGCGGATGGCCTCTGTTATGTCGGTGCTTGGGATGAACCGGAGGAGTTATTTGACGACTGGTCGCATAAACACTTTCCTCGTGCAGAGCGGCTCGCCTCAGACACCACCCTCGCTCCGTATACGGAACAGCTACTGGCTTATCTGAATCAGCAGTCGACGACACTCACCTTTCCGCTTGCGCCTGTCGGTACCCCATTTCAGCTCGAAGTCTGGCACGCATTACGTGCGGTTCCATATGGTCAAACTGCAACCTACTCTGACATCGCAGAACGTCTCTTTCGCCCAAATGCGACACGTGCAATCGGTACAGCGATCGAAAAAAATCGCTTACTGCTCGCGATTCCGTGTCACCGGATCATTGGTAAAAAAGGAGATCTCCTCGGCTATCATGGTGGACTGAACATGAAGCGGACGCTACTCGCGCTCGAGCAACGTCTCTGA
- a CDS encoding Glu/Leu/Phe/Val family dehydrogenase, with protein sequence MNMLNPSTNPTLSIMEKIAGHEQVVFCNDPVSGLQAIIAIHDTTLGPALGGCRMAPYASVDEALDDVLRLSRGMTYKCAAADVDFGGGKAVIIGNPATDKSPELFRAFGRFVDSLGGRFYTGTDMGTTMDDFVHASRETSRIVGIPEAFGGSGDSSIPTAEGVVYGLRATIETLFGSDDLSRATYAIQGLGKVGFKVAEQLLLAGATIYVSDVNEAALAAIVTQAEMAPGTVRVVSPHEIHLTDADIFVPCAYGGVIHAQNIALLPCKAICGSANNQLAEEQLAHVLMDRGILYAPDYIVNGGGLIQVADELYGANHERVLLKTRHIYDAVLEVFKESQAENITTVEAANRMCEKRMQIRAKHNNIFTNTTKPKWDIRNH encoded by the coding sequence ATGAACATGTTAAATCCATCTACAAATCCAACGCTCTCGATCATGGAAAAAATCGCTGGTCACGAACAAGTCGTCTTTTGCAACGATCCTGTCTCGGGGTTACAAGCCATCATCGCGATTCACGATACGACGCTCGGTCCTGCTCTCGGCGGATGTCGAATGGCGCCTTACGCTTCTGTTGATGAAGCACTCGACGATGTGCTGCGTTTGTCACGCGGTATGACGTATAAATGCGCTGCCGCTGACGTTGATTTCGGTGGTGGTAAAGCTGTCATCATCGGTAATCCAGCGACGGATAAATCACCGGAGCTTTTCCGTGCTTTCGGTCGCTTCGTCGATTCGCTTGGTGGTCGGTTCTACACGGGAACAGACATGGGCACGACGATGGATGATTTCGTCCATGCTAGCCGAGAAACATCACGGATCGTCGGCATTCCGGAAGCATTTGGCGGTAGTGGTGATTCATCGATTCCGACGGCTGAAGGTGTCGTTTACGGGCTTCGAGCGACGATCGAGACGCTCTTCGGTTCAGACGACTTAAGTCGGGCAACCTATGCGATCCAAGGACTCGGAAAAGTCGGCTTTAAGGTCGCAGAACAACTGTTGCTCGCAGGGGCGACGATTTATGTCTCTGACGTCAATGAAGCCGCACTTGCAGCAATCGTAACCCAAGCTGAAATGGCTCCTGGCACGGTTCGCGTCGTCTCGCCTCACGAAATCCATCTGACGGATGCTGATATTTTTGTTCCGTGTGCATACGGTGGTGTCATTCACGCCCAAAATATTGCTCTCTTACCGTGCAAAGCCATCTGTGGTTCGGCGAACAACCAACTCGCGGAAGAACAACTTGCTCACGTCTTGATGGATCGCGGCATCTTATATGCCCCAGACTATATCGTCAATGGTGGTGGTCTGATCCAAGTAGCAGACGAACTCTATGGAGCGAATCATGAACGGGTTCTCTTAAAGACACGCCACATCTACGACGCAGTGCTCGAAGTCTTCAAGGAGTCGCAAGCAGAAAACATCACAACGGTCGAAGCGGCGAACCGGATGTGTGAAAAACGGATGCAGATCCGGGCGAAACATAACAACATTTTCACGAACACGACAAAACCAAAATGGGATATCCGTAACCACTGA